One window of Saimiri boliviensis isolate mSaiBol1 chromosome 4, mSaiBol1.pri, whole genome shotgun sequence genomic DNA carries:
- the RIPPLY2 gene encoding protein ripply2 encodes METAGSAEGAESRAAARAVPEGQTRRGDAGSGSAGFWRPWVDARGKKEEETRNHAAEAMSNGPGMIAGSGKLSQFRHPVRLFWPKSKCYDYLYQEAEALLKNFPIQATISFYEDSDSEDEIAELTCEN; translated from the exons ATGGAGACCGCGGGGAGCGCAGAAGGCGCGGAGAGCCGAGCTGCAGCGCGCGCAGTCCCCGAAGGCCAGACGCGGCGCGGGGACGCGGGCTCCGG CTCCGCAGGCTTCTGGAGACCCTGGGTGGACGCCAGAggcaagaaagaggaggagacGCGGAACCACGCCGCGGAGGCG ATGTCCAATGGTCCTGGAATGATAGCAGGCTCAGGAAAGCTTTCCCAGTTCAGACACCCAGTCAG ACTATTTTGGCCAAAATCAAAGTGTTATGATTACTTATATCAAGAAGCAGAAGCTCTTCTGAAAAATTTTCCAATTCAAGCCacaatttcattttatgaagATTCTGATAGTGAAGATGAAATTGCAGAGCTGACCTGTGAAAATTAA